The segment ATTAACGGAAAGGCTTGCTCTAACCCTATCACCCCATTAACGCCTAAAGCTATTATCATGACCATGAAAGCACTGCTGCTTTGGATAATAGCGGTAATTACCAGTCCCCATAAAACTCCCTCTAAGATGCTGATTGACTGATTTAGACGCCAAAGATGCTGCAGGTATTGTACCGACCAAGTCATGATACTCATACTTCCTAAGACAATACCTAAGCCGATTAGAGGAAAGCCATAGCTCTTCCAAGAATACTTAAGCGAAATTAAAAGACCGGACAAAGATATCAGCCACCAATAACTTTCTAGGTGTATGGATAAAAACTGGGCCGTGGTGCAAGTGCCGATATTGGTACCGAGAATAATCCCAAGTCCTGAGGCCCAGGGAAGTAGTTTACCATCAATCATCCCCATGGTTATTACAGTTACGGCACTGCTGGATTGCATCACTGCCGTGGCCCCTGCACCTAATAGCAGGCCCCGTAATGGGGTCGCCGTGACGCGGTACAAAAAATGTTTAATAGATTGTTCCCAAATTGATGAAAGGCCCTGACGCATTAAATACATGCCGATAAAGAATACGAGCAGACCAAAAGGAAACAATACCAGTCGCATTATTAACTCCTCCTTATTGTTACCATACAGTATGGATTTATCAATGCTTTTAGTACGAAAAGAGTATTAATTAGGAAACTCGGTCATTTGATGGACGCCAAATACATAAATAACATGTGGGGGGTTGTTTACCGTACTGGAAATGTTAGACTTTTCTGCCGGGGATTGATAAGAATTTCTAAAGAATTTTGCAGGATTTTTACGCCCTACCGCGAATTACACTCGTAATATGGGTTTATGGGCCTATTTGGGTATGACTTTGTGCCAAATAGTGCATTTTATTTTTGTTTTTAAGAGGGGGGATAGTATGGAACGGATAAATCTTAGTACCACTGCGGCAGAAAGCCGTACGCTCAGGGAACAAATCAAAGCTCACAGCGGGGTTGATGTAAAGGATTGCTATCAATGCGGCAAGTGTACTGCAGGGTGCCCGGTAGCATTTGCCATGGATTATACTCCGCGGCAGGTTATTAGATTGGTGCAGCTAGGCTTAAAAGATGAGGCATTGAAGTGTCACAGTATTTGGCTATGCGCTTGTTGCGAGACATGTTATGCCCGGTGCCCGCGTCAAGTAGACTTGGCTAAATTAATGGAAGCGCTGCGAATTGAAGCAAAAGGGATGGGATATATTCCTGAAAAGAATGTTGACCTTTTCAATGATCTTTTCCTTAAGTCCGTTGAAAAAAACGGCAGAGTACATGAAATGGGCCTGATCTTGCAATACAATCTTCAAAGCAGACAGTTTCTCAAGGATGCTACTTTAGCTCCCAAACTGTTTACAGACGGTAAAATCCATATCGCTGCAGAAAAAATTGCGGATAACGGTGCAGTGAAAAGAATCTTTGATAAGGTAAGAAATATGGGAGAGGAGGTTAAATAAATGAAGTATGCTTATTATCCTGGCTGCTCCCTTAATTCCACAGGCATAGAGTATAATGTTTCTGCAAAGGCGGTGGCCAAGCACCTGGGTCTGGAGCTGTGGGAGATTCCCGAATGGAACTGCTGCGGTGCTTCCGCGGCACATAATACAGACCATCTGCTTTCACTGGCTCTTCCGGCACGGAATCTGGCCATAGCAGAAAAAGAGGGGCTTGATGTGGCGGTGCCATGTGCAGCTTGTTTCAATCGGCTTAAAGCTACGCAGCAGGCAGTAAGGCAATCTTCGGCCACCAAAGAGACTATCAACAGTGTTATTGAGATGGAATACCAGGGGACAAACGATGTGCTGGCTTTATCTGAAGCTTTGGTCAGAGCTTTTAGTTTGGAAAGCATTAAAGAAAAAGTTGTTCGCCCGTTAACGGATTTAAAGGCGGCGGTTTATTATGGTTGTTTATTGGTTAGGCCGCCTGAACTGACACAGTTTGACGATGCAGAGGACCCACAAAGCGTGGATAATATCATCACTGCTTTGGGAGCCGACCCTGTCAACTGGGCCTTCAAGGTAGAGTGTTGTGGCGCGGGCCATTCCACCACCAGACCCGATGTAGGACTGCCTATGATAGATAAGATTCTGGCAGATGCCAAGGCTAATGGTGCTGATTGTGTGGTAACCGCATGCCCGCTTTGTTTCTTGAATTTAGATATGCGTCAGAAGGAAATTGAGCAGAAATATGACCGCTCTTATCAATTACCAATTTTCTACTTTACTGAATTGATGGGATTAGCTTTTGGCTATTCAACCAAGGATATGGGGGTCAACAAGCACTTTGTTAACCCTATGCCTTTATTAGAAGGAAAAGATCTATTGAGACATCCGGCCACAAGGAGGGATGAAGCATGAATAGAATTGGAGTTTTTGTTTGCCATTGCGGTACTAATATTGCCGCTACAGTTGACGTAGCACATGTAGCAGAAGCTGCACGTACCATGCCCAATGTGGTGTTTGCCACAGATTACAAGTATATGTGTTCTGAGCCCGGGCAGGAGGAAATCCGCAAGGCGATCAAGGAGCATAACCTCAATAGGGTAGTGGTAGCCAGTTGCACACCGCGGCTGCATGAAACAACTTTCCGTAAGACTTTAGAAAATTCTGGGTTAAACCCCTATCTGTTAGAGATATCCAATATCCGTGAACAGTGTGCCTGGGTACATTCCAAGGAAAAAGATGCGGCCACTACAAAAGCCGTCGAATTGGTAAGAATGGCCGTGGCTAAATCTTCTAAAAATGAGGAATTGCATAGCACGAACATTCCAGTTACGAAAAAGGCATTGGTAATCGGTGCCGGGATTGCCGGTATGCAGACCGCGATAGATATAGCTGATGCCGGCCATCAAGTAGTACTAGTAGAGAGGGAGACCACCATTGGCGGTAAAATGGCCATGTTGGATAAGACTTTCCCCACTCTGGATTGCTCCGCCTGAATAAGCACACCGAAAATGGTTGCTGCGGCGCAGCACCCTAATATTACTTTGTTAACTTATTCAGAGGTAGAAAAAGTAGATGGCTATATCGGTAACTTCGATGTTACCATTCGTAAAAAGGCAAAATATGTAGATTATGATAAGTGTAATGGTTGTGGGCTCTGTACAACCAAGTGTCCCAAAAAGAAAATACCCAGCGAGTACAATCTGGGTTTAGGTACACGTACTGCTATTTATTTACCGTTTCCCCAAGCGGTGCCCGCTAAGCCAACTATCGATGCTGAGAACTGCCGCAAGCTTAATGAAGATAAATGCGGGGTTTGTGCAAAGGTTTGCCCGGTGGGGGCGATTAATTTTGAAGATCAGGATGAACTGGTTACCGATAGATTTGGTGCTATCATTATGGCTACCGGTTTTGACCTGTTCGAATGGGATAAGGCATATGGCGAGTATGGTTATGGTAAATACCCGGATGTTATTACCGGCTTGCAGTTTGAAAGGATGTCAAATGCCGCGGGCCCTACTGACGGAAAGATTTTACGACCTTCTGACGGTAAGGAGCCCAAAAATGTAGTGTTTATTAAATGCGTTGGTTCCAGAGATGATGCCAAGGGTAAAAGCTATTGCTCAAGGGCCTGCTGTATGTATACAGCTAAACACGCCCATCAAGTATTGGAAAAAATCCCGGATTCAAACGCTTACGTATTCTATATGGATGTACGTACAGCGGGTAAAGCTTACGAAGAGTTTTATCAGAAGACTTTGGATGACGGAGCAGTTTATTTACGGGGCAGAGTATCAAAGATTTATCAGCGTGGCGATAAACTGATTGTTCTTGGTGAAGACTCCCTAATCGGCAAGCAGGTAGAAGTTGAAGCTGATATGGTGGTATTAGCTACGGCAATGGTACCCAGCATTGGGTCAGGAAAAATGGCCAATATTGTTGGTTTCCAGGTTGATAAAGACGGTCTCTATCAAGAAGCGCATCCAAAATTGCGTCCTGTGGAAACACATACCGGTGGAGTATTCTTAGCCGGTGCCTGTCAGGGACCCAAAGATATTCCGGACACGGTAGCCCAAGCCAGTGCGGCTGCGGTTAAAATTGCGGCGCTATTTTCTAAGGACGAAATGGCTACCGATCCCATGATTAGCAATGTCAATGAAAATATCTGCTCCGGGTGTGCACTTTGTAATCCCGTTTGCCCTTACGGAGCAATAGAAATGAAGATAATTGAAGAAAGAGTCCCCGGCGGAACTGTGGAGCGTCAGGTTGCTTCGGTTAATAAAGGACTTTGTCAAGGTTGTGGCGCCTGTACGGTAGCCTGTCGTTCCGGGGCAATTAATTTAAAAGGATTTACTAATGAACAAATCCTAGCGGAGGTGGATGCAGTATGTCTGTAGAACAAGCAGCTCAAGCCACCCAGCAGGAGTGGGCGCCTAAAGTTGTGGCGTTTTGCTGCAACTGGTGTGCGTATGCTGGAGCGGATTTAGCCGGTCTTAATCGCCTGCAGTATCCC is part of the Metallumcola ferriviriculae genome and harbors:
- a CDS encoding CoB--CoM heterodisulfide reductase iron-sulfur subunit B family protein; this translates as MKYAYYPGCSLNSTGIEYNVSAKAVAKHLGLELWEIPEWNCCGASAAHNTDHLLSLALPARNLAIAEKEGLDVAVPCAACFNRLKATQQAVRQSSATKETINSVIEMEYQGTNDVLALSEALVRAFSLESIKEKVVRPLTDLKAAVYYGCLLVRPPELTQFDDAEDPQSVDNIITALGADPVNWAFKVECCGAGHSTTRPDVGLPMIDKILADAKANGADCVVTACPLCFLNLDMRQKEIEQKYDRSYQLPIFYFTELMGLAFGYSTKDMGVNKHFVNPMPLLEGKDLLRHPATRRDEA
- a CDS encoding Na/Pi cotransporter family protein, which codes for MRLVLFPFGLLVFFIGMYLMRQGLSSIWEQSIKHFLYRVTATPLRGLLLGAGATAVMQSSSAVTVITMGMIDGKLLPWASGLGIILGTNIGTCTTAQFLSIHLESYWWLISLSGLLISLKYSWKSYGFPLIGLGIVLGSMSIMTWSVQYLQHLWRLNQSISILEGVLWGLVITAIIQSSSAFMVMIIALGVNGVIGLEQAFPLILGSNLGTCVTAGLASIGGSPGSRKIFYSHLLLNLLGIFAFLPLLPALYPLLTTLTSDPGKQIAAGHTLYNVICSVAALPFTRLFASFLSKLPPIDRQSSFN
- a CDS encoding CoB--CoM heterodisulfide reductase iron-sulfur subunit A family protein, which translates into the protein MNRIGVFVCHCGTNIAATVDVAHVAEAARTMPNVVFATDYKYMCSEPGQEEIRKAIKEHNLNRVVVASCTPRLHETTFRKTLENSGLNPYLLEISNIREQCAWVHSKEKDAATTKAVELVRMAVAKSSKNEELHSTNIPVTKKALVIGAGIAGMQTAIDIADAGHQVVLVERETTIGGKMAMLDKTFPTLDCSAUISTPKMVAAAQHPNITLLTYSEVEKVDGYIGNFDVTIRKKAKYVDYDKCNGCGLCTTKCPKKKIPSEYNLGLGTRTAIYLPFPQAVPAKPTIDAENCRKLNEDKCGVCAKVCPVGAINFEDQDELVTDRFGAIIMATGFDLFEWDKAYGEYGYGKYPDVITGLQFERMSNAAGPTDGKILRPSDGKEPKNVVFIKCVGSRDDAKGKSYCSRACCMYTAKHAHQVLEKIPDSNAYVFYMDVRTAGKAYEEFYQKTLDDGAVYLRGRVSKIYQRGDKLIVLGEDSLIGKQVEVEADMVVLATAMVPSIGSGKMANIVGFQVDKDGLYQEAHPKLRPVETHTGGVFLAGACQGPKDIPDTVAQASAAAVKIAALFSKDEMATDPMISNVNENICSGCALCNPVCPYGAIEMKIIEERVPGGTVERQVASVNKGLCQGCGACTVACRSGAINLKGFTNEQILAEVDAVCL
- a CDS encoding 4Fe-4S dicluster domain-containing protein, producing the protein MERINLSTTAAESRTLREQIKAHSGVDVKDCYQCGKCTAGCPVAFAMDYTPRQVIRLVQLGLKDEALKCHSIWLCACCETCYARCPRQVDLAKLMEALRIEAKGMGYIPEKNVDLFNDLFLKSVEKNGRVHEMGLILQYNLQSRQFLKDATLAPKLFTDGKIHIAAEKIADNGAVKRIFDKVRNMGEEVK